In Alkalihalobacillus sp. TS-13, the following are encoded in one genomic region:
- a CDS encoding aldehyde dehydrogenase family protein, protein METTNWIGGEWVKPGGQQRDVMNPSNLSEKVGTIHFSNETDIIEAEAAAKEAYRKWSSLPGAKRGDVLYEMAAVLEKNMTDIAELASSEMGKPITEMKGEVLRGVQLLRYYASEGVRSQGNLVPSSDVNVLQYTKRVPLGVVGLITPWNFPVAIPIWKMAPALISGNTILWKPAEPASLTAVRLGELFAETNLPNGVVNIVIGRGRDVGNALLEKTEINAISFTGSTSTGQRVASICAARNIKYQTEMGGKNAAIVLRDADFQKAASMVVSGAFRSAGQKCTATSRIIVEKEAYEPFVEALKLEMETIKVNHALDKNAYMGPVASKSQFDSVSEYVSVAKKEAELVIEKEIEQGNDNGYFVNPMVVAGISPDHKLVQEEVFGPLAVILTADDFEEAISLANQTVYGLSASIFTQDLSKAHRFLDEADAGMVRVNQETAGVEYQAPFGGMKMSSSHTREQGQAALDFYTTLKTCAIKHTF, encoded by the coding sequence ATGGAAACAACAAACTGGATCGGAGGAGAATGGGTCAAACCTGGAGGTCAACAACGTGATGTCATGAATCCTTCAAATCTTTCCGAAAAAGTCGGTACCATTCACTTTTCTAATGAAACGGATATTATAGAAGCTGAGGCTGCTGCTAAAGAAGCTTATCGGAAATGGTCCTCATTGCCTGGGGCGAAGAGGGGGGACGTACTTTATGAAATGGCAGCAGTGCTGGAAAAAAACATGACGGATATTGCTGAATTGGCAAGTTCAGAAATGGGAAAACCCATTACGGAAATGAAAGGAGAAGTTCTCAGAGGCGTTCAATTGCTTCGCTATTATGCAAGTGAGGGTGTCCGGTCCCAGGGTAATCTCGTCCCCTCATCGGATGTGAATGTCTTGCAATATACTAAACGTGTTCCATTAGGAGTGGTTGGGCTCATTACACCATGGAATTTTCCTGTCGCTATTCCGATCTGGAAAATGGCTCCAGCATTGATTAGTGGTAACACGATACTCTGGAAGCCGGCTGAGCCTGCTTCTCTTACTGCCGTCCGTTTAGGGGAGCTTTTTGCTGAAACGAATTTACCTAATGGCGTAGTGAATATCGTGATCGGTAGAGGCAGAGATGTAGGAAATGCACTGTTGGAAAAAACGGAAATAAATGCTATCAGTTTCACAGGATCCACCTCCACGGGTCAAAGAGTGGCTTCGATATGCGCAGCTCGTAATATCAAATATCAAACCGAGATGGGTGGAAAAAATGCAGCCATCGTGTTAAGAGATGCAGACTTTCAGAAAGCAGCATCCATGGTGGTAAGCGGTGCGTTCCGTTCGGCGGGGCAGAAATGCACAGCGACAAGCAGGATCATTGTTGAAAAAGAAGCCTATGAACCATTTGTCGAAGCTTTAAAATTAGAAATGGAAACCATCAAAGTTAATCATGCCCTGGATAAAAATGCATATATGGGTCCTGTTGCATCAAAAAGTCAATTTGACAGTGTATCTGAATATGTTTCTGTTGCAAAAAAGGAAGCAGAATTGGTTATTGAAAAAGAAATCGAGCAAGGGAATGACAATGGATATTTTGTTAATCCGATGGTTGTGGCAGGAATCAGCCCTGATCACAAACTCGTTCAAGAAGAGGTCTTTGGTCCTCTTGCGGTGATCCTTACCGCTGATGATTTTGAAGAGGCGATATCATTGGCTAATCAAACCGTGTATGGTTTAAGCGCATCGATTTTCACTCAGGATTTGTCTAAGGCTCACCGTTTCCTCGATGAGGCTGATGCCGGAATGGTAAGAGTGAATCAAGAAACAGCAGGAGTTGAATATCAAGCACCGTTCGGAGGGATGAAAATGTCAAGTTCCCATACTCGCGAACAGGGACAGGCTGCCCTTGATTTCTACACCACTTTAAAAACATGTGCGATTAAACATACATTTTAG
- a CDS encoding NAD(P)/FAD-dependent oxidoreductase: protein MIDVIIIGGGPAGLTAANTCARNRLQVLVLDEFMKPGGRLLGQLHEEPDGEWWNGMKEASVLASNAHNLGVDVQTGVSVHNLQYNKGYWDVFTNKGKFRSANILLATGAAETPLPLPGWTLPGVMSIGAAQVMTNVHRVKVGEKGIIVGMNILSFAIMRELQLAGIQVDRVLLPPYNALSADSSNPIKIIGDLSEAAHLAPGFIMKWGAKLMHMKALRKIGLNFYPSSGLKIWGVPIQLKQAAVEIVGDKKVEGVKVVKLTVNGDPVPGTERIVEADFVCIAGGLYPLVELAAISGCPFHYIPELGGHIPLHNERMETPVEGLYVAGNITGIESAKIALAQGVVAGLSISQKVTGKIKLEELTNAIDHVQYVREKSIIQFHPDIQKGRKKIERLWNHYYQEKIQNTISV, encoded by the coding sequence ATGATTGACGTTATTATCATCGGTGGAGGACCTGCAGGATTGACAGCGGCAAATACGTGTGCTCGTAATCGATTGCAAGTTTTGGTGCTTGATGAATTCATGAAACCAGGTGGAAGGCTGTTGGGCCAGCTCCATGAAGAACCAGATGGAGAATGGTGGAATGGTATGAAGGAAGCTTCGGTTTTGGCTTCCAATGCGCATAACCTGGGTGTAGACGTACAAACTGGTGTATCGGTCCATAACTTACAATACAATAAAGGGTATTGGGACGTATTCACAAACAAAGGCAAGTTCCGTTCAGCTAATATACTCTTGGCTACAGGGGCAGCCGAAACACCTTTACCCCTCCCTGGCTGGACACTTCCTGGTGTGATGTCGATCGGTGCAGCCCAGGTGATGACAAATGTCCATCGCGTAAAGGTTGGTGAAAAGGGGATTATTGTGGGCATGAATATACTCTCATTTGCAATCATGAGGGAACTGCAGTTGGCAGGCATCCAAGTCGATAGAGTCCTGCTTCCTCCTTATAATGCGTTATCAGCAGATTCCTCCAACCCGATTAAAATAATAGGTGATTTGTCAGAAGCAGCCCATTTAGCTCCTGGTTTCATCATGAAATGGGGAGCCAAGTTGATGCATATGAAAGCTTTAAGAAAAATCGGATTGAACTTTTATCCTTCCAGCGGCTTGAAAATATGGGGTGTTCCGATCCAATTGAAACAGGCTGCCGTTGAAATTGTTGGTGACAAAAAAGTGGAAGGTGTAAAGGTAGTAAAGTTGACCGTGAATGGAGACCCTGTACCAGGTACTGAACGAATTGTGGAGGCTGATTTCGTGTGTATTGCAGGTGGACTATATCCACTTGTGGAGTTAGCAGCGATTTCAGGATGTCCATTCCATTACATTCCGGAGTTGGGTGGTCATATTCCTTTGCACAACGAAAGAATGGAGACTCCTGTTGAAGGCCTTTATGTTGCAGGTAATATCACGGGAATTGAAAGTGCCAAGATTGCACTCGCACAGGGAGTCGTAGCAGGTTTATCAATCTCTCAAAAAGTCACGGGGAAGATTAAACTCGAAGAATTGACAAATGCAATTGATCATGTCCAATATGTAAGGGAGAAATCGATTATCCAATTCCATCCGGATATCCAAAAGGGAAGAAAAAAAATAGAAAGACTTTGGAATCATTACTACCAGGAAAAAATACAAAATACAATTTCCGTATGA
- a CDS encoding dihydrodipicolinate synthase family protein — translation MKHFEGIHVALVTPMTEDYEVDYRRLYDISEWLIEKGMHGLIPCGSLGEYAVLSDNERAKVVETVIDAAKGRVPVSVGSGAPATNQVVKWCEHAKGLGASGIMALPPINYKPLEHEITEHYRQISNVGLPVIAYNNPRDYPTDLTPEFLAELEKIENVVAVKEFSGDVRRVHDILEKTSLEVLIGVDDLSLEGPLMGATGWIAGVPNALPEECLELFQLAREGNVEKALPLYRSLLPLFHYDAIPQLVQAIKYMMELNGQPVGPTRPPRLKLDDKTYQDIKHCFDKARSTLQNQ, via the coding sequence ATGAAACATTTTGAAGGGATCCATGTTGCACTGGTAACACCGATGACGGAGGACTATGAAGTTGATTACAGAAGACTCTATGATATTTCGGAGTGGTTGATTGAAAAGGGGATGCACGGTTTGATTCCTTGTGGTTCACTTGGAGAATACGCCGTCCTATCCGATAACGAAAGGGCTAAGGTTGTAGAAACTGTCATCGATGCGGCAAAAGGTCGTGTACCTGTTTCCGTAGGCTCTGGTGCTCCGGCAACCAATCAAGTGGTAAAATGGTGTGAACATGCGAAAGGCCTTGGAGCATCGGGGATCATGGCGCTTCCACCAATCAATTACAAGCCACTGGAACATGAAATTACAGAACACTATCGCCAGATTTCAAATGTTGGTTTACCAGTTATTGCTTATAACAATCCTAGAGATTATCCGACTGATCTGACACCAGAATTTTTAGCAGAGTTAGAGAAAATCGAAAATGTGGTCGCCGTTAAAGAATTTTCTGGGGATGTCCGGAGAGTTCACGATATTTTAGAAAAGACCAGTCTGGAGGTTCTTATCGGCGTTGATGATCTTTCCCTGGAAGGACCTTTAATGGGGGCTACAGGTTGGATTGCCGGTGTCCCTAATGCGCTTCCTGAAGAGTGTCTTGAGTTGTTTCAACTCGCAAGGGAGGGGAATGTCGAGAAGGCGTTGCCATTGTACAGGAGCCTTTTGCCATTATTCCATTACGATGCAATTCCTCAGTTGGTACAAGCCATCAAATATATGATGGAGCTTAATGGTCAGCCAGTAGGTCCGACAAGACCGCCCCGGTTGAAGCTGGATGATAAAACGTACCAGGACATCAAACATTGCTTTGATAAGGCCCGAAGCACCTTACAAAATCAATAA
- a CDS encoding (2Fe-2S)-binding protein — protein MDKRIVNHPILDTLADNKEISFSFNGENHKAIEGDTIASALLAKGIRTLRHHEESGNPRGIYCNIGHCFECRVKVRNSETVRACLTPVEDGMMVESLTQYPTPLKGGSWHD, from the coding sequence ATGGATAAAAGAATTGTAAACCATCCGATCCTGGACACTTTGGCTGATAATAAGGAGATTTCATTTTCATTCAATGGTGAAAATCATAAGGCTATCGAGGGGGATACGATCGCCTCCGCACTACTGGCTAAGGGCATCCGCACACTTCGACACCATGAGGAAAGCGGTAATCCTAGAGGAATCTACTGCAATATCGGACATTGTTTCGAATGCCGTGTCAAAGTCAGGAACTCTGAAACAGTCCGTGCCTGCCTTACTCCAGTAGAAGATGGAATGATGGTTGAAAGCCTCACCCAGTATCCAACTCCTTTAAAAGGAGGTTCATGGCATGATTGA
- a CDS encoding (2Fe-2S)-binding protein → MRENQTLVCRCEEVTLEELLRTINTFQCSARELKLRTRAGMGVCGGRTCRSSLDLLISQREGENSSDSIPLKYQPPIRPITFKNLGDI, encoded by the coding sequence ATGAGAGAAAATCAAACGTTAGTATGTCGTTGCGAAGAAGTCACCCTTGAAGAATTACTTAGAACGATCAATACGTTTCAGTGTTCTGCACGCGAATTGAAACTACGTACTCGTGCAGGAATGGGCGTTTGTGGAGGAAGGACTTGCAGATCCAGTCTTGACCTTTTGATAAGCCAAAGAGAAGGGGAAAATTCTTCAGATTCCATACCTTTAAAATATCAGCCGCCCATTCGGCCAATTACATTCAAGAATCTGGGTGATATATAA
- a CDS encoding proline racemase family protein: MEFKRMLTTVDTHTAGEPLRIITGGLPMIKGDSILEKRAYFTDHLDTIRTILMHEPRGHHGMYGCIVTPPENKESDFGVLFMHNEGLSTMCGHGIIGVVTAGIEMGFLETKGEGSSVYTIDSPAGKITAEAIYGNHKVSSVSFINVPSFVYKEDFEISLDHKTIKVDIAFGGAFYAIVQAKDLDLQVEIQQLSKIQKWGKLIKEEIEKTIDVKHPLEDKLQGIYGVIFSDQPKKEESHLRNVTVFADQQIDRSPCGTGTAARMAALYQKGELAEKQPFVHESIITSQLKGEIIESTKIGPFDAIIPKISGTAFITGSHQFFIDPSDPLSEGFLLG; this comes from the coding sequence ATGGAATTCAAGCGAATGTTGACGACGGTTGATACGCATACTGCCGGTGAACCATTAAGGATCATTACAGGCGGATTGCCAATGATAAAAGGGGATTCGATTTTGGAAAAAAGAGCTTATTTTACAGATCATTTGGACACGATTAGGACGATCTTGATGCATGAGCCGAGAGGCCATCATGGGATGTATGGCTGTATCGTGACTCCCCCGGAAAATAAAGAATCGGATTTTGGAGTCTTATTCATGCATAATGAAGGACTAAGCACGATGTGTGGACATGGAATCATTGGCGTTGTCACCGCTGGAATTGAAATGGGGTTCCTTGAAACCAAAGGGGAAGGATCTTCTGTATACACCATTGATAGTCCCGCTGGTAAAATCACTGCGGAAGCTATATATGGCAATCATAAAGTCTCATCAGTATCCTTCATCAATGTTCCATCCTTTGTCTATAAGGAAGATTTTGAAATCTCATTAGATCATAAAACCATTAAGGTGGATATCGCTTTTGGTGGAGCATTTTATGCGATTGTCCAGGCCAAAGATCTCGATTTGCAAGTAGAAATCCAACAGCTTTCCAAAATTCAGAAATGGGGAAAATTAATAAAAGAAGAAATTGAAAAGACCATTGATGTGAAGCATCCTTTGGAAGACAAGCTTCAAGGGATCTATGGTGTTATTTTCTCGGATCAGCCTAAGAAAGAGGAATCGCATTTACGAAATGTTACCGTGTTTGCCGACCAGCAAATCGATCGATCGCCATGTGGGACCGGAACAGCAGCTAGGATGGCCGCTTTATATCAAAAGGGTGAATTAGCAGAGAAACAACCGTTTGTTCACGAGAGTATCATTACAAGTCAACTGAAAGGTGAAATTATTGAATCTACCAAAATTGGACCCTTTGATGCTATTATTCCTAAAATCAGTGGAACAGCATTTATTACCGGAAGTCATCAATTTTTTATCGATCCTTCTGATCCTCTTTCGGAAGGTTTCCTATTAGGATGA